From the Myripristis murdjan chromosome 14, fMyrMur1.1, whole genome shotgun sequence genome, one window contains:
- the LOC115371535 gene encoding rho GTPase-activating protein 24, producing the protein MKEGRQVSYLSHSTYRKIKRALSFHPRVFGQRLEETVLYERRYGVRLVPLVVEQCVTFIREQGLHEVGLFRQPGQASLVKELQEAFDAGERPTFDSNTDVHTVASLLKLYLRQLPEPLVPYSRYQDYLLCGQKLSSDRMLALVELQNLLHELPVANFNLLKFICQFLNEVQTYSASNKMSCQNLATVFGPNILRAKTEDPHSIMGGAALVQLLMLELIREHGPLFSRASPLGSTRPPGHCSVLPNAVRQPQLSVASPCLRQLSLPLITECCREPAQPAAVDQHRPAHSCFTSAAANLALSVTQRRPQGHRYTSSNPENCFYPLPSTSYPLQNHTDRQNVDYQCHASRGSSPAAAKAFIAILQSEDLHPDGSKPRPVPLDWAEDRPGLGGAGARFWSSGAGEKRAAEGAVTEPASGGSSEAQEDSALSVYDNLDSASLHQRIEDVTRGHFEGKGEHLETSAAGSHLGTSEEGVEPEEAGQTAESFSSWSSCEILPLDESSCQDEGVTVGGGVSPVLSPRRSIRSPSNKGSEDDNNDNDNDDSNDDDDEDDISHPNSPASCSVTSDGPLSTGSSDVFLPSGPPDPPEPELEAEPRDAHSLLAELQQQMARQKAAYQARVQRLERCNEALKGQVAVLRVSLEQQKRCHSVAEIKIRNMERARADADRRNATLQREMEQFFKMFGEISGGGGARKRERISQTL; encoded by the exons ATGAAGGAGGGGAGACAGGTGAGCTACCTGTCTCACTCCACCTACCGCAAGATCAAGAGAGCGCTCAGCTTCCATCCAC GTGTGTTTGGTCAGCGTCTGGAGGAGACGGTGCTGTATGAGCGGCGTTATGGGGTGCGTTTGGTTCCGCTAGTGGTGGAGCAGTGTGTGACCTTCATCCGGGAGCAGGGCCTGCATGAGGTGGGCTTGTTTCGCCAGCCAGGACAGGCCAGTCTGGTCAAAGAGCTGCAGGAGGCCTTCGATGCCGGGGAGAGGCCCACCTttgacag TAACACAGATGTTCACACGGTGGCATCACTGTTGAAGCTCTACCTCAGACAGCTGCCAGAGCCTCTGGTTCCCTACAGCCGGTACCAGGACTACCTGCTCTGTGGCCAGAAGCTGTCGAGTGACCGGATGCTG GCTTTGGTGGAGTTGCAGAATCTCCTCCACGAGCTGCCAGTGGCCAACTTCAATCTGCTCAAGTTCATCTGCCA gtttCTGAATGAGGTCCAGACTTACTCTGCCAGCAATAAGATGAGCTGCCAGAATCTGGCCACTGTGTTTGGACCCAACATCCTGAGAGCCAAAACTGAAGACCCGCACAGCATCATGGGAg GTGCAGCACTGGTTCAGTTACTGATGTTGGAGCTAATTAGAGAGCACGGGCCTCTGTTCTCCAGAGCCTCTCCGCTGGGCTCCACCCGTCCTCCTGGACATTGCAGTGTGTTGCCAAATGCTGTGAGGCAGCCACAGCTGAGTGTGGCATCTCCGTGCCTCCGCCAGCTCTCTCTGCCACTCATTACCGAGTGCTGCCGAGAGCCGGCCCAGCCCGCCGCCGTAGACCAGCACAGGCCTGCACACAG CTGCTTTACCTCTGCTGCTGCCAACTTGGCCTTGTCTGTCACCCAGAGGAGACCTCAAGGCCACCGCTACACCTCCTCTAATCCAGAGAACTGCTTCTACCCCCTGCCCTCCACCAGCTACCCCCTCCAGAACCATACCGACAGGCAGAACGTGGACTACCAGTGCCACGCTAGCCGAGGAtcatctccagcagcagcaaaagcCTTCATAGCCATTCTCCAGTCAGAGGACCTGCACCCTGATGGCTCCAAGCCCAGACCAGTTCCCCTTGATTGGGCAGAGGACCGACCAGGCCTGGGAGGGGCAGGGGCTCGTTTCTGGAGCTCTGGTGCAGGCGAGAAGCGTGCAGCAGAGGGTGCAGTGACAGAGCCAGCCAGTGGTGGCAGCAGCGAGGCTCAAGAAGACAGTGCTCTGTCTGTGTATGACAACTTGGACAGCGCATCTCTGCACCAGAGGATCGAGGATGTCACCAGAGGTCATTTTGAAGGCAAAGGAGAACATCTTGAAACTTCTGCCGCTGGAAGCCATCTGGGAACCTCAGAAGAGGGGGTGGAGCCAGAAGAGGCAGGGCAGACAGCCGAATCCTTCTCTTCCTGGTCCTCCTGTGAGATACTCCCATTGGATGAGAGCAGCTGTCAGGATGAAGGTGTCACTGTGGGGGGCGGGGTCAGTCCTGTCTTGTCACCGAGAAGATCGATAAGGTCTCCGTCCAATAAGGGATCAGAGGATGACAACAAtgacaatgataatgatgacagcaatgatgatgatgatgaagatgacatCAGCCACCCTAACTCTCCAGCCTCCTGCTCCGTGACCAGCGACGGCCCTCTCAGTACAGGCAGCTCAGACGTGTTCCTCCCCTCAGGACCTCCAGACCCCCCGGAGCCTGAGCTGGAGGCAGAGCCCAGGGACGCTCACTCCCTCCTGGctgagctccagcagcagaTGGCCCGGCAGAAAGCTGCATATCAGGCCAGGGTGCAAAG gttGGAGCGCTGTAACGAGGCCCTGAAGGGGCAGGTGGCAGTCCTCAGGGTCAGTCTGGAGCAGCAGAAGCGTTGCCACAGCGTCGCTGAGATCAAGATCCGAAACATGGAGCGAGCCAGAGCCGACGCTGACCGGCGTAATGCCACGCTGCAGAGGGAGATGGAGCAGTTCTTCAAGATGTTTGGAGAgatcagtggaggaggaggagcaaggaAAAGAGAGCGCATCTCACAGACCCTCTGA